TCGGGGATGAAACATCTAATTGCTTTCAAGTTTGCCGGCGTCGAAGAGTTGCAGGATACGCCGCTTGGGTATATGGAAGTGCAGCTCGGCTACTATACAAGAGGATATAGGGCTTATGATATAGATATTGCTAAAAGTCAGCAAGTCTATATCGGTATAGGTCTGGATCTGACACGCTTGGCAGATATGACTGGGATCAATGTATTGAAAAACCTTTTCGAATTCTATCAGCCCGGACATACATATGTCGAGACCAATCTTTGGGAAAGATAACTGTTTCCTTTTTTTAACTTAGCAGGCCGTCGATGGGCATATTGTTATCAGTGAGTATCTCAGGATTGGTGATACCATAAATATTATAGAGTGTCGCAGCAATGCTGAAGACTTGAAAATGATATGATTCTCCTTCCTGACCGAAGTTTTTCGGTCTATTGTAGAGACGGTCGGGTTCTCCTGTAGTATAGAGTTCCGTTTCTCCGACAATACCCATTTGGTTCATATAGTCCTTTCCTCCTATCCAGTATACGTTCTGGTTGTTCCCATGGTCCCATCCCGCTGCATTGTTATAATTCAGGTTCCGTCCAAACTCACCAAAGACCACAATGTTGATGTTTGTGCGCGCCGCTGCGTTCATATGGGTTACGGCTGCATCGAGTGCGCTTAGCAGCTGTTTCATTCTGTTGCTATATTGTGCAAGTGCATTCTGATGGTCGTCCCATCCTCCCAGTCCGCCTATAGCACCGATGGTCACTACTTTGGTATGTGCATTATGGATAAGAAGTTTCATTGCCAATTGTAATTTATCCGCATATTCATTGTGTGCAGGGTAACTCACACCTTCAGGCAGCGGTATGGCATTCAATTCGTCCGTATATTGTGCAAGAATAGCTCTTTTGTCAAAATTGTCCTGTATCGTCCCTGGTGTATTGGTCTGAGTTGCCTGTGTGTCCAGAAGGTTATCAATAGTCTCTTCGGTCTGTGTATTGAGGATACGGTTTATCAGTGGGGAGGAGGATCTTGCATAAGGATTCTTGATAGCACTTTTGCTGTCGAATATCACAGGTTCGAGAAATGAAGGCAGATCGATGCCGCCTTTGGCATAGAGCGGTGATATCGTACTTTCCATTGAAACAAAAGGGAAATTCTTTCCTATCTCGTCATTGGCTGTCGGTTCGGTGACCGCTCCTTTGTTATACAGAATGGATGCGATATTTGTGACAATACCGGATGTTCCCTGAGTAGCCTGCCCATACTGTGCCTGGGAAGAACATACACCATGGGACCTGGAATCATCAAAGGTTCTGAAACATGTCCTGAAAAGGTTCATATCTCCATTTGCCAGAAGTTTCTCGATGCTGTCACCTCCTGCTTCCAGCCAGCAGTTGTTTTGTGTAGGTGTCATGGAGGGGAGAGGATAGGGATTCTGGCTTGCACTGTTTATCTCGTCCAGGTTTGTGAGGTTCCCTGCAAATTCTGCAGCACCCCCTGTAAGATAAACAATAATGGTCTGGGCATTGTTGTCGTTGTAGATATTCGGATCGAACTGGATCTGATCGTAGTCCAGAGCGGCAGCAGACAAAGTACTGGGGAATACAGAAGAAAGGCCTAAAGCACCAAGACCTTTCATAAAGGTTCGTCGGTCGATATGTTCTTCTGGACGTTGAATGTTCTTTTTCATGATATTCTCCTATGAATTTGTTATGAATTGATATGTTTCGCCAAGTCTGGAAATATAATCAAGGATAAGATCGGCGATATATCCCCGCATCTTTGCATCCAGGTCAGGATTGTCGCTTCCTGTTAATACCAGCCTGCCATAGCTGTTGAACAGATCGGGATCATATTTGTCTGGATCTACAAGGTCTTTGAACATTTGAAGCTCATTGGCCGTAGCATCCCTTCCGATTGTGGAAATGAAAAGAGAATGCACCATATATTCGGCTACCTCTACATTGGTTGTAAGCGTATCTGGAATAACAGCAAATATCTCTTTCAAGCCCCATCCGTCGGCAATCGATACAAAAGAGGAGTTCTTTTCAAATTTGGTCATTAGGTTATCCCTTAAACTTTTGTGCATCCAGGCAAAAGAATAAGTATTGAGGGGTGCACTGACTGCTCTTCCCAGCTTGTATGCCATAGATGCCTGATTCATCTTATCCAAAGCATCGTAGAGGGTGAAAAAAGAAGAACTATGTGGATGCCAGTCCACTGTTTTGGCTATAGGGAGAAAGAGTTCCTCAAAGGAGCGTATTCTGTTGGAATTCAATAAATACTCCCTGGAATAGATGATCTCTTTCAGGAGGTCTGTCCATGCTGTTGGATTGCTCATAACGAGTTGGGAAACGATATCGTCTTTTTGTGTATCCGTATAAGTTGAAAAATAGATATTCACCAATCTTCTGGTCACAGTGGGCAAAAAGTCAGGTTGAAGGACAAGGCTGCTGTAAAAATCTGTTCCGCTGGTAACCGTGGTACCTTCGAACAGGTCAGTGATCGGTTCTGTATTTCCCTTTCCTTCCTCGATGACCAACGTATTGCTGCCTCTATCAAGTTTCCAGTTCTGTAGTGCCTGTGCAGCCAAAGGTACGTGACTGTCATTCATATCGTACAGGTAGATCTCCAGCATTTCACGGCCATTGTCCTCAGGGCTCTTGAACCGTCTCCAATTGGATTGTGATATCATATGTTTAAAAGTGATCCACTGCAAACTGGAACCGGCATTAAGTTCATTTACAAGATTGGAATAGTAGACAGCATAGGCATCGGTTTCTTTGACATTGGGAAGTTCCAGTCCGGGACAATAAAGTATACTCTGGGCCAATACATAGGCGGCCCAATGGTTAAAGTATGTTTTCCCGGGTGTCAAATGAAACAGTCTTGCCAGGATCGGTACTATGACTTGACCGTTTTTGGTGGCACTGTAATACTGGCCAATCAATTCTTCCACGTCACTGACTTCCGCAGCACTGTTCTCCCGATCGAACATGTCATAGGTTTGACTGATAAAAGTACCCGATTGAATACTGGTGTTAATATCATTCATGTCAGTACCATAATACAGAGTGCTGTAAAGCTTGGTGGCCACTTTGTATTTTTTTTCGGTAGAAAGGCTATTGAACTCATCATCTGTTAATCTGGGGAGTGAAAACTCATCATAGGAAAGTGGAGTAGCTTTGATGGTGATACCAAAGCTTGTTCCTCCGGCTTCCATACCTGTAGTAATAAACAGAAGAGATAGCAAAACTATTATTGGTCTGTATAGAGAATACATAATGATCCTTTAAAATATAAAAAATTTAAGGGACAGAAAAGACAGGGGGGGGGAGATTACAAAAAATATGTAAATAAAAAACTCTACTGAGATAGTATTCTCTATTTATTGTCCATATCGGCAACCTGGCAATCTACATGAGACCCATAGCTTTCTGTCCCTACCTCACGATAGGTTTAGCATTTCTAAAACAATAACTTAAATTTAATTGTATTTTATTTTAACTTAAATATTTATTAAATCCAAATTCAGAAAATAGAAAGCAAGTTGGTTTGGTGTTGGAGGAGATGCTGTTTTATACAGGATATTTCCAATTTCTAATTTCCAATTTCTGATTCTTTTGCTATGATAGCGTTTCAGAAAAAATATTATCATGGAGCGAACGATGACAGCCTTACAGAAACTACAGGAAAAGATTACGCAATGGAAAGCAGATTACGAAGCACTCAAAAATGAAAATGAGCAACTCAATGCAGAGCTTGCAAATATGTCTGGTTCCCAAAGTGAAAAAGATACTATAATCGATTCACTGAAAAGGGAATTAGCTGAAAAAGATGCAGAGATCGAAAAAATAATCGCACAAGTTGAGGCGCTGCTGTCATAGTACAGTTGAAAGGTAACAATTAAAAATTGATCTTCTGATTTTTAATTTCTATATCTGAAGGATTTGAATATGAAAAATGTAGGACTTACTGTCTGCGGCAACCGCTATGAAATTAAACTTGAAGATGATTTTGCGGATTTTGTCAACAAGGACCTCTCGGATGCCGGTGTCAACCTGCATACAGACAATAAACCCGATAAGCTTCTCAAAGCCTATCTTCGTCTGGCCAAACAGGCCACTTCCTATGAAGATGAGATAGAACTGCTTATCGAAACGCTGGATGGTCTGTAAAGCATTACCTTTCGTTACTCTCTTTTGGAGAGTAAATACTTTTTGGTGCCGTGCTCTCATAGCTCTTACATCAATTCTTGCTCCGCGTTATAAATGATTCTTCCGTTTCGCTGTTGTCGAACTGTGTTGTTATGAAATCAAATTCAGGTTGCGGATCTACATGGAATTCATAATGTGACAATGCTGTCTTGAGACGTGTTTCAAGATGGAGTGCAGCTTCTCTGTCTGCCATGGGCATGAGTATGGCGAAATGCTCTTCATCGTAACGGCATACTGTATCGCTGTCCCTTGTGGACATACTGATAACATGCGCTATTTTTTGTGCAAGATGTTTCTGCTGCTTCGCATCATAAATCCCACCCTTCAGGTTTGTTACCGACAAAAAGAAGATGGAGAGTGGACTGTTCTCTCTTTTTGCTCTGGCAACTGCAGTCTGAAGTTCCGCCAGGAAGAATTTTTGGTTGAAAAGATCTGTATCGTGGTCGTGAATGGCATGCTTTTTCATCTGTCTATGAATGTATACTCTTACAAAGTAGATTAGAAGAAGTGTGAATATCATAGCCAGTAAAAGGCTGATGTAAAAGACATTGATGATCTCTTTCTGTTTCAGGTAGACCATCTTTTCAATGTTGACGGCCATATTTTCAGCCAGATCGTAACATTTCCCCTTTTGTGCAGAAAGATCTTTTTTGGATGCGCTCCAGCATGCTGTTACATCTGAGAGATCCTGCGAGAGTGATTTCGCACCTATGTAGAGTTTGGAGTCGGCGTTCTTTTTTGCCCACTGTGCAATGTTGTTGAGATTTTTGTCTATCTGGAGTATATCATTTTCATTTGAGGTATGCTCTATTGCACCGGGGATCCAGCTGCTCTGGCGGACGATCAATGTATCGGTTTTGATCGTCTCAAATGATGAGTAGACGAAGTAAAAACTGAAAGGGAGAATGAGAACGACTAGATAAAGTAGAAGTGTGATCCGAAATGATGACCATTGTTTTTGCATATTATTTTCCTTATTATTATATCTTCATTTTTTAATTTCTGTTTACACCAATGCCGCCAAAGTCATAACTTCTGGCCAGGTGGCCTCCTACATAGTCTATATCTGTACAGTATGGAGCGGCTGTTGGATCAGTTGTTACATTGAAGTCTTCGCCATTGACGGAATAGACGATATTGTAGCACATGGTACTGTTCTTGTCGCATGCTACAGGATGGTCTGCTAATGTATAATCACGATGGGTGGCTGTATAATGGGCAGCAGCGTCTGTTATGCAGATCGACATGTTTGATACAACAGCTGAAAGCTTGGCGTCATCCCTTGTGGCAGAGAGTTTTTTGATGGCAATGCCTGCAAGTAGACCTATGATTACTATAACAAAGATCAATTCGATCATTGTGAATCCGCGTCTCATTTGTTTCATGTTGTGTTCACAGTTTTCGCTTTTCAAATGCAATCCCTCCAATCTCTTTTAATTTATGATACTATAAAAAAGAAAGATAAGTCAAATACATAGAGCGGGAACGTACAGGTTCAAAATTTTTTATATTCATTTAAGTTATAGTATCATATACTTTTAGTGGGCCGATTATTGAATTGGTACTAAAATTTATTTTCAGGAGTTCATCATGACTAACATGAGACGCGGATTCACAATGATCGAATTGATCTTTGTAATTGTAATTATCGGTATTTTGGCAGCGGTTGCCATTCCAAAGTTGGCAGCAACGAGAGATGACGCAAAGATTTCTAACGTTATTGCAAATACAAGAACAGCCTTGGGTGATATGTCTTCATATTATACTTCACAAGGTGGTACAGTATGGAAAACTGCCAAATTAAGTGATGTAACGAATGTACCTGTTTACACAGATAATGGATGTACGACTCTAGCAACATCCAGTACAAATGCTATAGGTACGGTTTATTTGTGTGATGAGGCAAAAGGTAAGCCATGTGTAACTCTCAAAGCGACACAGACAGATATAAATGCGACAGCAGCATCTTCAGGAACAAGTACCGTATGTGATGGTGTAGTGAGTGATCCTGCTATTATAGCACTTACTGATGGTGCAGGAAATACAAAAACACATAAACTTGGTGGTGTAGGTGTTGTAAGATAAGGCTTGCCTTATTTTACTAGTTCCCACGTACAACGTGGGAATGCATATTTCAATAAGCATTAGAAAATAAATTCTAATTTTTTATTTATTTTCTAATTTTTATTTATTTTCTGATGAAAGTTAAAAGGATATCTATGGATACTCCATATCAAAAAGCGTTTACAATGATCGAACTGGTCTTTGTCATTGTCATTATCGGTATATTGGCGGCAGTTGCCATCCCGAAACTGGCAGCGACCAGAGATGATGCGAAGGTTTCTGCCATCATAAGCCATGCAAGAAAAACCCTTGGTGACTTTCAAGCCTTTTATACCTCACAGGGAAATGACAGATGGACAAGCGTGAATGTGACCGAAGCTACCAGTGTACCGCTTGAAAAGGCTGGCTGTACCGGTCTTGTGGACTCCGGTAGTGCACTCAGTCCCACAACTTTCGTATTGTGTCATGACAACGTGGTATGCCTCACCTTCACGACGATAAATGAAGGTAATTTGACCATAACGGATGGGACGGATACAACAGATTACATCTGTGAGGCAGTGAAGGCCGATCCTGCGATATCTGCCATCAGCAATAAATCGTATAGACTGGGCGGAGAGACAGTCGTACGATAGAGGTTCCCTAAAGTATATATTTTTGTGTTGCATGAAAGATAACTTCCTGCTTTTATGATATAATATAATAATAAAATGACACAAAAAAGGATTTCTATGCACCATAAACATCAAAAAGCTTTCACCATGATTGAATTGGTATTTGTCATCGTGGTAATTGGAATTCTGGCAGCAATCGCTATACCAAAACTGGCAGCTACACGTGATGATGCCGTCATTACCAAAGCAAGGGCGACCCTGGCATCAGTCAGAAGTTCATTAAGTACTGAACGCCAGAAACGTATTTTGCGGGGTGATTTTACAGCCATAGGTGACTTGGGAGACAGTACCTATGCATTTAGGTACTTCGATAACAACAGTTCCAATCCCGTGCTTGAATATCCGGTAAAAAACTGTGCAACCGGTGCGAATGAATGTTGGAAGCGTGACAGCAATACGCAGTATACTTTCAGGAGTCCCACCGGGACAGATGCGGTTTTTACGCTTTCAGGCAATAAACTGAACTGTAAAACCTCCTCTGACTGTAGCGAACTTGAATAAGTAAGTGCATTACTACGAAATTCTTCTTTTAAGGTCAAGCGCTCCTGCTTTGACCTATTTTTCCAGACAAACATTAGATGCGGGTTCCATAATCTCTGTTCCTCTTAAATCTACCCAAAAAGATGCGGTTGTGGTCAAAGAGGTTGAAAAGCCTGATTTTGAAACGGCTGAGATCGTTTCCGCATCCGGCAAAGCTTACAATACTGTACAAATGGAGATCGCCAAATTCATCTCTGAGTACTATTTCTCCTCATTTTCCGAAGCTATCTCATTATTTTTGCCATATGCTGTAGGGTGTTGTCCCATGACAACACCTTTAAAAACAGACCATGAGAAACAGCCTTGTGGTGTTGTAGGGGTACAACACCCTACGTTAACGACAATACAACAAAAAGCCTACGCCCAGCTCCTGAAAAAAGACAAAGCCCTACTTTTTGGTGTGACCGGCTCGGGGAAAACGGAAATATTTATTTCATTGATGGCAAAGATGCTCGAAGAGGGTAAAACGTCTATTTTCCTGATGCCTGAGATCTCGCTCTCTCCGCAGATGGAGAAGCGTCTGAAGGTCTATTTTGGCGATACCGTGGCGATGTGGCACTCTAAGATCACCAAAAAGAAGAAAGAGCAGATACTTGAAGGCATTGGGAGCGGAACCGTCCGCATCATTGCCGGGGCACGTTCGGCGCTCTTTACACCGCTAAAAGACCTGGGGCTGATCATTGTCGATGAGGAGCATGACGACAGCTACAAGGCACAGACCAGGCCGCGCTACCATGCACGCGATGTGGCGGTACTTATGGGGCAGAGGCTGGGTGCCAAAGTGGTGCTGGCTTCGGCGACACCTTCGGCTGCGAGTTACTATAAGTATGATGTGGTCAAGCTTGGGAAGCCCTATGTGCAGATGAAAAAAGAATACCGTTTTATCGGTGGTGACAGCATCAATGCACCTATTTTGAATGCCTTGCAGCAGAATTTTGCAGCAAAGAACCAGTCGCTGCTTTTTCTGCCTACGAGGGGGAATTTCAAATACCTCTACTGTGAAAGCTGCGGCAAGACGCATCTCTGTCCCTACTGTTCGGTGGGGATGGCACTGCATCGCAGGCGCAGACACCTCAAATGCCACTACTGCAACTTTACCGAAGCCATAGTCGACACCTGTACCTACTGCGGGCATACACCGCTCAGGAGTGAACGTATGGGAACCCAGGAGGCTATGGAAGTCATTGGCAATGCCATAGAGGGTATAGAAATAGAACAGTTCGACAGGGACAGCATCGGTACGGCAAAGCAGCTTAAAAATGCCCTCAAGCGTTTTGAGAGCGGAGAAAGCCATCTGCTGCTTGGTACGCAGATGTTGAGCAAGGGGCATGACTATGCCAATATCACGCTTTCGGTGATCATGGGGTTGGACCACATTTTGGGACTGGCGGATTACCGAGCCAGGGAACGGGCGGTGAGCCTGCTGTTCCAGGTAGCAGGACGAAGCGGAAGGGCCAAAGAAGCACAGGTGATCGTTCAGACCGGTGATGCGGAGTTTTTCAAAAACTATCTGCATGACTATGAAGATTTCATCAGGGACGAACTGGTGTTTCTTGAAATGGCAGGCTATCCACCGTTCGCGTCACTGGCACGTATACTCATAGCCCATAAAGATGAAGCCAAAGCAGGGAAGATCACACTGGATACGGTGACGAAACTCAAACAGTTCGGTGACATTGAAATTGTCGGTCACGGCAAAGCACCTGTTGAACGCATTGCCAACAAATACCGTTTCAACATACTGCTGCGCGCCAAGAGCCGGGTGCCTCTGTTAAAAGCTTTGCATGCAGTAGACAGACGGGAGATAGAGATAGATATGGACCCGGTCGAGTTTTCGTAGGGTATGCAATGCAGGGTGTGCAATAGCACACCTTTTGCATGCGTATTATTATTTTAACCCGGAACATACAAGAGAGATCACACATCTTTTACAAAGCATTAGCCTATGGATATTCATAAAGAATCATAGATTAACTTTTGATCGGTGTGCAATTGCACACCCTACGACGGATTAAATAATTTACGATAAAATAAAACAATTATAATGAAGGTTAAGTGTGAAAGAAAGATACCCAACTAAAAAAATTTACGTCGGAGATGTTGCCGTAGGCGGTGATGCACCGATCTCTGTACAGTCGATGACATATAGTGATACACGTGATGTAGCCGCAACGGTAGAGCAGATCAACAGGCTGCATTTTGCCGGGGCAGATATGGTGCGTGTCGCCGTGCCCGAAATAGAAGATGCTTTGGCGCTTAAAGCGATCAGGGAGCAGATATCCCTGCCACTCATTGCCGATATTCACTTTAACTACCGACTGGCACTCGAAGCGGCCAAATGGGTGGACTGCATCAGATTCAACCCGGGGAACATCGGTGAAAAATCACGTATCAAAGAGATCGTAAAAGCATGTCAGGAGCGTAATTTGCCTATACGTGTAGGTGTGAATGCCGGTTCTCTGGAAAAAGAGTTCGACCAGAAGTACGGCGCGACGGCGGAAGGCATGGTTGCCTCTGCGGAATACAATATCAAGTTTCTCGAAGACCTTGGATTTACCGATATCAAAGTTTCTCTAAAGGCTTCTGATGTAGACAGGACAGTGGATGCCTACAGAATGCTGCGTCCCAAAAATGCCTATCCGTTCCATCTCGGTATCACCGAAGCGGGTACGATCTTTCATGCCACGGTTAAATCGGCCATAGGTCTGGGAGCGCTGCTGCTGGACGGCATAGGCGATACGATGCGGGTTTCCATTACCGGCGAACTGGAAGAGGAGATCAAAGTAGGCAAGGCGATACTCAAAGACAGCGGACGGGTGCAGGAGGGGTTGAACATCATCTCCTGTCCTACCTGCGGGCGGATAGAGGCGGACCTTGTTTCTGCCGTTGCCGAGGTGGAAAAAAGAACGGCGCACATTAAAACACCGATGGATGTCTCTGTCATGGGCTGTGTGGTCAATGCCATAGGAGAGGCCAAGCATGCCGATGTGGCCATAGCCTATGGCAAAGGTAGCGGGCTGGTGATGGTCAAAGGGGAAGTGGTGGCAAAACTGCCTGAGAGTGAGTTGGTAGAGAGATTTGTGGAAGAGGTAGAAAAGTTTGCAGAACAAAATAAATAATGTAGGGTGTTGTCCCATGACAACACCTTTTGAAACAGCGTGTTGTAAGGGTACAACACCCTACAGAAATAGAAGGTAGTTTCATGGAAAACATGTATAACCTGAATATCGAAAGGGCAGTACTTTCAGCCATTATTTTTGATCCGGAGATCTATGAGGAGATCGCCGCGAAACTTCATCCGCATGATTTCTATCTGCCGTTCCACCAGCATGTCTTTCTTGCAATGGAAGAACTTTCACGGGAAGAGAAACCCATAGATGAAGAATTCCTCCGTTCCAAGCTTGTCAGTATGGGCAAGTTCGATGAAGTGGCGATGCTTGAGCTGCTTTCGGCAAACCCCATCTCCAATACCGCAGCCTACCTTTCCGAGATCAAAGCCAAATCAAGCAAGCGGGCATTGGCAACTCTGGCGACAGAGATCAAGAAAGTCACCATAGAGGATGACTTGCCTGCCGAAGAGGTAATGAACCTGGTAGAGAAGAAACTCTACGAGATCACCCAGAACAATACCAATGAAGACTTCAGGGAATCCAAAGAGATCACTCTGGCGATGATGGATGAGATCAACCGTCTCAAAGCGCTGGGAAACTCTAAACTCATTGGTACGGATACGGGGTTCAAGAATCTGAATGATAAAACCTCCGGGTTTGGTAAAGGGGACCTGGTGATCATTGCTGCGAGGCCGGCAATGGGGAAAACTGCCCTGGTACTCAATATGGCGCTCAGGGCCATTGAAAGAAACGAAGGGGTAGCCTTCTTCTCGCTGGAAATGCCGGCGGAGCAGCTGATGCTGAGGCTGCTTTCTGCCAAGACATCCATACCACTGCAGCAGCTGAGGATAGGGGACTTGCGTGATGAGCAGTGGAGCCAGCTCTCTGCTGCGACAGATGAACTTTCGCAGAAAAAGCTTTTTGTCGATGACGGCGGGTATGCAACCATCCACCATGTACGGAGCAAACTGCGTAAGCTCAAGACACAGCATCCGGAGATATCCGTTGCGATCATCGACTACCTTCAGTTGATGAGCGGTGAAGGCAAAGAGGGGAGACAGCAGGAAGTCTCTGAAATATCCAGAGGCTTGAAACAGTTGGCCAGAGAGTTGGAGATACCTATCGTGGCGCTTTCACAGCTGAACCGTGGACTGGAAGCTAGAGAGAACAAGCGTCCAATGCTCTCTGACCTGCGTGAATCGGGAGCGATAGAGCAGGATGCCGACATCATTCTTTTTGTCTATCGTGATGATGTCTACCGTGAAGCCAAAGAGAAAGAGAAGGAGATGAAAGCCAAGGCGGAAGGGAAAGAGTATACTTCCGATTTCAGGAAGAAAGCCGAAGAGGAAGCGGAGATCATCATAGGCAAACAGAGGAACGGACCGACCGGGACGGTCGATCTGGTCTTTCAGAAACAGTACACGCGTTTTGTGGATGCAACGCACTCTCCT
This DNA window, taken from Sulfurovum lithotrophicum, encodes the following:
- a CDS encoding DUF1501 domain-containing protein → MKKNIQRPEEHIDRRTFMKGLGALGLSSVFPSTLSAAALDYDQIQFDPNIYNDNNAQTIIVYLTGGAAEFAGNLTNLDEINSASQNPYPLPSMTPTQNNCWLEAGGDSIEKLLANGDMNLFRTCFRTFDDSRSHGVCSSQAQYGQATQGTSGIVTNIASILYNKGAVTEPTANDEIGKNFPFVSMESTISPLYAKGGIDLPSFLEPVIFDSKSAIKNPYARSSSPLINRILNTQTEETIDNLLDTQATQTNTPGTIQDNFDKRAILAQYTDELNAIPLPEGVSYPAHNEYADKLQLAMKLLIHNAHTKVVTIGAIGGLGGWDDHQNALAQYSNRMKQLLSALDAAVTHMNAAARTNINIVVFGEFGRNLNYNNAAGWDHGNNQNVYWIGGKDYMNQMGIVGETELYTTGEPDRLYNRPKNFGQEGESYHFQVFSIAATLYNIYGITNPEILTDNNMPIDGLLS
- a CDS encoding GGDEF domain-containing protein, which codes for MQKQWSSFRITLLLYLVVLILPFSFYFVYSSFETIKTDTLIVRQSSWIPGAIEHTSNENDILQIDKNLNNIAQWAKKNADSKLYIGAKSLSQDLSDVTACWSASKKDLSAQKGKCYDLAENMAVNIEKMVYLKQKEIINVFYISLLLAMIFTLLLIYFVRVYIHRQMKKHAIHDHDTDLFNQKFFLAELQTAVARAKRENSPLSIFFLSVTNLKGGIYDAKQQKHLAQKIAHVISMSTRDSDTVCRYDEEHFAILMPMADREAALHLETRLKTALSHYEFHVDPQPEFDFITTQFDNSETEESFITRSKN
- a CDS encoding type II secretion system protein — translated: MKSENCEHNMKQMRRGFTMIELIFVIVIIGLLAGIAIKKLSATRDDAKLSAVVSNMSICITDAAAHYTATHRDYTLADHPVACDKNSTMCYNIVYSVNGEDFNVTTDPTAAPYCTDIDYVGGHLARSYDFGGIGVNRN
- a CDS encoding type II secretion system protein — its product is MIELIFVIVIIGILAAVAIPKLAATRDDAKISNVIANTRTALGDMSSYYTSQGGTVWKTAKLSDVTNVPVYTDNGCTTLATSSTNAIGTVYLCDEAKGKPCVTLKATQTDINATAASSGTSTVCDGVVSDPAIIALTDGAGNTKTHKLGGVGVVR
- a CDS encoding type II secretion system protein, whose amino-acid sequence is MDTPYQKAFTMIELVFVIVIIGILAAVAIPKLAATRDDAKVSAIISHARKTLGDFQAFYTSQGNDRWTSVNVTEATSVPLEKAGCTGLVDSGSALSPTTFVLCHDNVVCLTFTTINEGNLTITDGTDTTDYICEAVKADPAISAISNKSYRLGGETVVR
- a CDS encoding type II secretion system protein — its product is MHHKHQKAFTMIELVFVIVVIGILAAIAIPKLAATRDDAVITKARATLASVRSSLSTERQKRILRGDFTAIGDLGDSTYAFRYFDNNSSNPVLEYPVKNCATGANECWKRDSNTQYTFRSPTGTDAVFTLSGNKLNCKTSSDCSELE
- a CDS encoding primosomal protein N', with protein sequence MTYFSRQTLDAGSIISVPLKSTQKDAVVVKEVEKPDFETAEIVSASGKAYNTVQMEIAKFISEYYFSSFSEAISLFLPYAVGCCPMTTPLKTDHEKQPCGVVGVQHPTLTTIQQKAYAQLLKKDKALLFGVTGSGKTEIFISLMAKMLEEGKTSIFLMPEISLSPQMEKRLKVYFGDTVAMWHSKITKKKKEQILEGIGSGTVRIIAGARSALFTPLKDLGLIIVDEEHDDSYKAQTRPRYHARDVAVLMGQRLGAKVVLASATPSAASYYKYDVVKLGKPYVQMKKEYRFIGGDSINAPILNALQQNFAAKNQSLLFLPTRGNFKYLYCESCGKTHLCPYCSVGMALHRRRRHLKCHYCNFTEAIVDTCTYCGHTPLRSERMGTQEAMEVIGNAIEGIEIEQFDRDSIGTAKQLKNALKRFESGESHLLLGTQMLSKGHDYANITLSVIMGLDHILGLADYRARERAVSLLFQVAGRSGRAKEAQVIVQTGDAEFFKNYLHDYEDFIRDELVFLEMAGYPPFASLARILIAHKDEAKAGKITLDTVTKLKQFGDIEIVGHGKAPVERIANKYRFNILLRAKSRVPLLKALHAVDRREIEIDMDPVEFS
- the ispG gene encoding flavodoxin-dependent (E)-4-hydroxy-3-methylbut-2-enyl-diphosphate synthase, giving the protein MKERYPTKKIYVGDVAVGGDAPISVQSMTYSDTRDVAATVEQINRLHFAGADMVRVAVPEIEDALALKAIREQISLPLIADIHFNYRLALEAAKWVDCIRFNPGNIGEKSRIKEIVKACQERNLPIRVGVNAGSLEKEFDQKYGATAEGMVASAEYNIKFLEDLGFTDIKVSLKASDVDRTVDAYRMLRPKNAYPFHLGITEAGTIFHATVKSAIGLGALLLDGIGDTMRVSITGELEEEIKVGKAILKDSGRVQEGLNIISCPTCGRIEADLVSAVAEVEKRTAHIKTPMDVSVMGCVVNAIGEAKHADVAIAYGKGSGLVMVKGEVVAKLPESELVERFVEEVEKFAEQNK
- a CDS encoding replicative DNA helicase, with the translated sequence MENMYNLNIERAVLSAIIFDPEIYEEIAAKLHPHDFYLPFHQHVFLAMEELSREEKPIDEEFLRSKLVSMGKFDEVAMLELLSANPISNTAAYLSEIKAKSSKRALATLATEIKKVTIEDDLPAEEVMNLVEKKLYEITQNNTNEDFRESKEITLAMMDEINRLKALGNSKLIGTDTGFKNLNDKTSGFGKGDLVIIAARPAMGKTALVLNMALRAIERNEGVAFFSLEMPAEQLMLRLLSAKTSIPLQQLRIGDLRDEQWSQLSAATDELSQKKLFVDDGGYATIHHVRSKLRKLKTQHPEISVAIIDYLQLMSGEGKEGRQQEVSEISRGLKQLARELEIPIVALSQLNRGLEARENKRPMLSDLRESGAIEQDADIILFVYRDDVYREAKEKEKEMKAKAEGKEYTSDFRKKAEEEAEIIIGKQRNGPTGTVDLVFQKQYTRFVDATHSPAFEVVYEESDIPANTGNISVDMPSI